The following proteins come from a genomic window of Oncorhynchus mykiss isolate Arlee chromosome 19, USDA_OmykA_1.1, whole genome shotgun sequence:
- the grm1b gene encoding metabotropic glutamate receptor 1b isoform X2 — protein MWNMMYLNAIRFLYFPILLYDAFVSPSNIFERSVVPKAGSSRLVARMDGDIIIGALFSVHHQPSTEQVAERKCGEVREQYGIQRVEAMFHTLDRINSNPNLLPNITLGCEIRDSCWHSSVALEQSIEFIRDSLISIRDDDNKDGTSRQWCIEGMPASQPPATKRPIAGVIGPGSSSVAIQVQNLLQLFNIPQIAYSATSIDLSDKTLFKYFLRVVPSDTLQARAILDIVKRYNWTYVSAVHTEGNYGESGMEAFKELASQEGLCIAHSDKIYSNAGEKHFDRLLRKLRERLPKARVVVCFCEGMTVRGLLMAMRRLGVAGEFLLIGSDGWADRDEVVEGYEQEAVGGITVKLHSEEVTSFDDYFLKLRLNTNTRNPWFPEFWQHRFQCRIPGHPLENMNYRKNCSGYESLEDNYVQDSKMGFVINAIYAMAQGLHDMHSHLCPGHVGLCKAMDPIDGSQLLEFLMRTSFTGVSGEDVWFDENGDTPGRYEIMNLQYVEPGAFDYINVGSWHEGQLSIDDYMMQINRSDMVLSVCSEPCSKGEIKVIRKGEVSCCWICTACKDNEIVQDEFTCTACDLGWWPDPELEGCEPITLRYLEWGNPESIVQVVFACLGILVTSFVTFIFVLYRDTPVVKSSSRELCYIILAGIFLGYICPFTLIARPTVASCYLQRLLVGLSATMCYSALVTKTNRIARILAGSKKKICTRKPRFMSAWAQLVIAGLLVSVQLTLEVTLIILEPPMPVKSYPSIREVFLICNTSTVGMVAPLGYNGLLIMSCTYYAFKTRNVPANFNEAKYIAFTMYTTCIIWLAFVPIYFGSNYKIITTSFSVSLSVTVALGCMFSPKIYIILAKPERNVRSAFTTSDVVRMHVGDGNIACRSNSLLDMFKRKKNSEKCKTSCSKRGAQLAKTVCAREETGSRMLQSDGRHQTLN, from the exons atgtggaataTGATGTACTTGAATGCCATTAGGTTTTTGTATTTCCCTATTTTACTGTATGACGCATTCGTCTCCCCCAGTAACATATTTGAGAGGTCAGTGGTTCCTAAAGCTGGTTCGTCCCGCTTGGTGGCCAGAATGGATGGGGACATTATAATTGGTGCCCTGTTCTCGGTCCACCACCAACCGTCAACAGAGCAGGTAGCGGAGAGGAAATGTGGTGAGGTTCGGGAACAGTATGGAATCCAACGAGTAGAAGCAATGTTCCACACCTTGGACCGAATCAACTCCAATCCGAATCTTCTACCCAACATCACTCTTGGGTGCGAGATCAGGGACTCCTGCTGGCACTCCTCAGTGGCTCTGGAGCAGAGTATTGAGTTCATTAGAGACTCTCTCATCTCGATCCGGGATGATGACAACAAGGATGGTACCTCCAGACAGTGGTGCATTGAAGGGATGCCTGCGAGTCAGCCACCCGCCACCAAGAGACCCATAGCAGGAGTTATCGGACCTGGGTCAAGCTCAGTGGCTATTCAAGTTCAGAACCTCCTGCAGCTGTTCAATATCCCCCAGATAGCATATTCTGCAACCAGCATAGATCTGAGTGACAAAACTCTCTTCAAGTATTTCCTTAGGGTTGTGCCCTCTGATACTCTCCAAGCCAGAGCCATCCTGGACATTGTGAAACGCTATAACTGGACATATGTCTCAGCAGTCCATACAGAGG GTAATTACGGAGAAAGTGGCATGGAAGCTTTTAAGGAGCTGGCCTCTCAGGAGGGGCTGTGTATCGCCCATTCAGACAAGATCTACAGCAATGCTGGGGAGAAGCACTTTGACAGGCTGCTGAGGAAGCTGAGAGAACGCCTGCCCAAGGCCCGGGTGGTTGTCTGCTTCTGCGAGGGCATGACGGTCCGTGGACTGCTCATGGCTATGAGACGACTTGGGGTGGCAGGGGAGTTCCTTCTCATCGGGAG TGATGGCTGGGCAGACAGAGATGAGGTGGTCGAGGGCTATGAACAGGAGGCTGTGGGCGGTATCACTGTGAAGCTGCATTCGGAGGAGGTCACGTCCTTCGATGACTATTTCCTGAAGCTCCGCCTCAACACCAACACCAGGAACCCATGGTTCCCTGAGTTCTGGCAGCACAGGTTCCAGTGCCGCATCCCAGGGCACCCACTGGAGAACATGAACTACAGGAAAAACTGCTCAG GTTACGAAAGTCTAGAGGACAACTATGTCCAGGACAGTAAGATGGGATTCGTCATCAATGCTATCTACGCCATGGCTCAGGGTCTCCATGACATGCACAGCCACCTCTGCCCCGGCCATGTGGGACTATGCAAAGCCATGGACCCCATCGATGGAAGCCAGCTGTTAGAGTTCCTCATGAGGACCTCCTTCACTGGGGTGTCTGGAGAAGATGTGTGGTTTGATGAAAATGGGGACACACCTGGCAG GTATGAAATAATGAACCTACAGTATGTGGAGCCTGGTGCGTTCGACTACATCAATGTGGGTTCTTGGCACGAGGGTCAGCTCAGCATTGATGACTACATGATGCAGATAAACCGCAGTGACATGGTCCTCTCCGTCTGCAGCGAGCCCTGCTCCAAGGGAGAGATCAAG GTGATCAGGAAGGGAGAGGTGAGCTGTTGCTGGATCTGTACAGCCTGTAAAGACAACGAGATTGTTCAGGATGAGTTTACTTGTACGGCTTGCGACCTGGGCTGGTGGCCGGACCCTGAACTGGAAG GTTGCGAGCCAATCACCTTGCGGTACCTGGAGTGGGGGAACCCAGAGTCCATCGTCCAGGTGGTGTTTGCCTGCCTGGGCATCCTGGTCACCTCCTTTGTCACCTTCATCTTCGTCCTCTACCGGGACACGCCTGTGGTCAAGTCCTCCAGCCGCGAGCTCTGCTACATCATCCTGGCCGGGATCTTCCTGGGCTACATCTGCCCCTTCACTCTGATCGCCAGGCCCACCGTGGCCTCCTGCTACCTGCAGCGCCTCCTGGTGGGCCTCTCAGCCACCATGTGCTACTCAGCGTTAGTCACCAAGACCAACCGCATCGCACGCATCCTGGCTGGCAGCAAGAAGAAGATCTGTACCAGGAAGCCGCGGTTTATGAGCGCCTGGGCCCAG TTGGTGATCGCCGGCCTCCTAGTCAGTGTCCAGCTCACCCTGGAGGTTACTCTGATCATCCTGGAGCCGCCTATGCCCGTCAAGTCCTACCCCAGCATCAGGGAGGTCTTCCTGATCTGCAACACAAGCACGGTGGGCATGGTAGCGCCACTGGGCTACAACGGCCTGCTCATCATGAGCTGTACCTACTACGCCTTCAAGACGCGCAACGTTCCGGCTAACTTCAACGAAGCCAAGTACATCGCCTTCACTATGTATACAACTTGTATAATCTGGCTGGCGTTTGTGCCCATCTACTTTGGCTCTAACTACAAGATCATCACCACATCGTTCTCAGTGAGCCTGAGTGTGACTGTGGCATTGGGCTGTATGTTCTCACCAAAGATCTATATCATCCTCGCCAAGCCGGAGCGGAATGTGCGCAGCGCGTTCACCACCTCAGATGTAGTGCGCATGCACGTCGGCGACGGCAATATCGCTTGCCGGAGCAACAGCCTGCTCGACATGTTCAAACGGAAGAAGAACTCTGAGAA GTGCAAGACATCATGCTCCAAAAGGGGAGCACAATTGGCAAAGACTGTCTGTGCACGTGAAGAGACAGGAAGCAGGATGCTCCAATCAGATGGCCGTCATCAGACCCTTAACTAA
- the grm1b gene encoding metabotropic glutamate receptor 1b isoform X1: MWNMMYLNAIRFLYFPILLYDAFVSPSNIFERSVVPKAGSSRLVARMDGDIIIGALFSVHHQPSTEQVAERKCGEVREQYGIQRVEAMFHTLDRINSNPNLLPNITLGCEIRDSCWHSSVALEQSIEFIRDSLISIRDDDNKDGTSRQWCIEGMPASQPPATKRPIAGVIGPGSSSVAIQVQNLLQLFNIPQIAYSATSIDLSDKTLFKYFLRVVPSDTLQARAILDIVKRYNWTYVSAVHTEGNYGESGMEAFKELASQEGLCIAHSDKIYSNAGEKHFDRLLRKLRERLPKARVVVCFCEGMTVRGLLMAMRRLGVAGEFLLIGSDGWADRDEVVEGYEQEAVGGITVKLHSEEVTSFDDYFLKLRLNTNTRNPWFPEFWQHRFQCRIPGHPLENMNYRKNCSGYESLEDNYVQDSKMGFVINAIYAMAQGLHDMHSHLCPGHVGLCKAMDPIDGSQLLEFLMRTSFTGVSGEDVWFDENGDTPGRYEIMNLQYVEPGAFDYINVGSWHEGQLSIDDYMMQINRSDMVLSVCSEPCSKGEIKVIRKGEVSCCWICTACKDNEIVQDEFTCTACDLGWWPDPELEGCEPITLRYLEWGNPESIVQVVFACLGILVTSFVTFIFVLYRDTPVVKSSSRELCYIILAGIFLGYICPFTLIARPTVASCYLQRLLVGLSATMCYSALVTKTNRIARILAGSKKKICTRKPRFMSAWAQLVIAGLLVSVQLTLEVTLIILEPPMPVKSYPSIREVFLICNTSTVGMVAPLGYNGLLIMSCTYYAFKTRNVPANFNEAKYIAFTMYTTCIIWLAFVPIYFGSNYKIITTSFSVSLSVTVALGCMFSPKIYIILAKPERNVRSAFTTSDVVRMHVGDGNIACRSNSLLDMFKRKKNSENSNGKSVSWSEPGARHHAPKGEHNWQRLSVHVKRQEAGCSNQMAVIRPLTNTYHNTGSSMAMEFSDLSTKTLYNVAEEDESDLVRYNPPLSPHMMAHGQIMPTTGGPMKEVDEEVVEYYPPVEHMPPHLPQSRVIPQQRVIMDHLQLQEVVGKYNSDFIIPELNDMDMIIPPSPVGGGEGFGGRSGSSHGRPVYHQAHLIQQHAVLPLQLDLGSFDDEEHTSHLEMEDEEEEEIEEDVVVENERFGLLHGYMYDNALIHEEEEDDDLVQLKLATENSLALMPPSPFRDTASMGSPFHNASPVSESILCTPPNYASVVLKDYTQSSTL, translated from the exons atgtggaataTGATGTACTTGAATGCCATTAGGTTTTTGTATTTCCCTATTTTACTGTATGACGCATTCGTCTCCCCCAGTAACATATTTGAGAGGTCAGTGGTTCCTAAAGCTGGTTCGTCCCGCTTGGTGGCCAGAATGGATGGGGACATTATAATTGGTGCCCTGTTCTCGGTCCACCACCAACCGTCAACAGAGCAGGTAGCGGAGAGGAAATGTGGTGAGGTTCGGGAACAGTATGGAATCCAACGAGTAGAAGCAATGTTCCACACCTTGGACCGAATCAACTCCAATCCGAATCTTCTACCCAACATCACTCTTGGGTGCGAGATCAGGGACTCCTGCTGGCACTCCTCAGTGGCTCTGGAGCAGAGTATTGAGTTCATTAGAGACTCTCTCATCTCGATCCGGGATGATGACAACAAGGATGGTACCTCCAGACAGTGGTGCATTGAAGGGATGCCTGCGAGTCAGCCACCCGCCACCAAGAGACCCATAGCAGGAGTTATCGGACCTGGGTCAAGCTCAGTGGCTATTCAAGTTCAGAACCTCCTGCAGCTGTTCAATATCCCCCAGATAGCATATTCTGCAACCAGCATAGATCTGAGTGACAAAACTCTCTTCAAGTATTTCCTTAGGGTTGTGCCCTCTGATACTCTCCAAGCCAGAGCCATCCTGGACATTGTGAAACGCTATAACTGGACATATGTCTCAGCAGTCCATACAGAGG GTAATTACGGAGAAAGTGGCATGGAAGCTTTTAAGGAGCTGGCCTCTCAGGAGGGGCTGTGTATCGCCCATTCAGACAAGATCTACAGCAATGCTGGGGAGAAGCACTTTGACAGGCTGCTGAGGAAGCTGAGAGAACGCCTGCCCAAGGCCCGGGTGGTTGTCTGCTTCTGCGAGGGCATGACGGTCCGTGGACTGCTCATGGCTATGAGACGACTTGGGGTGGCAGGGGAGTTCCTTCTCATCGGGAG TGATGGCTGGGCAGACAGAGATGAGGTGGTCGAGGGCTATGAACAGGAGGCTGTGGGCGGTATCACTGTGAAGCTGCATTCGGAGGAGGTCACGTCCTTCGATGACTATTTCCTGAAGCTCCGCCTCAACACCAACACCAGGAACCCATGGTTCCCTGAGTTCTGGCAGCACAGGTTCCAGTGCCGCATCCCAGGGCACCCACTGGAGAACATGAACTACAGGAAAAACTGCTCAG GTTACGAAAGTCTAGAGGACAACTATGTCCAGGACAGTAAGATGGGATTCGTCATCAATGCTATCTACGCCATGGCTCAGGGTCTCCATGACATGCACAGCCACCTCTGCCCCGGCCATGTGGGACTATGCAAAGCCATGGACCCCATCGATGGAAGCCAGCTGTTAGAGTTCCTCATGAGGACCTCCTTCACTGGGGTGTCTGGAGAAGATGTGTGGTTTGATGAAAATGGGGACACACCTGGCAG GTATGAAATAATGAACCTACAGTATGTGGAGCCTGGTGCGTTCGACTACATCAATGTGGGTTCTTGGCACGAGGGTCAGCTCAGCATTGATGACTACATGATGCAGATAAACCGCAGTGACATGGTCCTCTCCGTCTGCAGCGAGCCCTGCTCCAAGGGAGAGATCAAG GTGATCAGGAAGGGAGAGGTGAGCTGTTGCTGGATCTGTACAGCCTGTAAAGACAACGAGATTGTTCAGGATGAGTTTACTTGTACGGCTTGCGACCTGGGCTGGTGGCCGGACCCTGAACTGGAAG GTTGCGAGCCAATCACCTTGCGGTACCTGGAGTGGGGGAACCCAGAGTCCATCGTCCAGGTGGTGTTTGCCTGCCTGGGCATCCTGGTCACCTCCTTTGTCACCTTCATCTTCGTCCTCTACCGGGACACGCCTGTGGTCAAGTCCTCCAGCCGCGAGCTCTGCTACATCATCCTGGCCGGGATCTTCCTGGGCTACATCTGCCCCTTCACTCTGATCGCCAGGCCCACCGTGGCCTCCTGCTACCTGCAGCGCCTCCTGGTGGGCCTCTCAGCCACCATGTGCTACTCAGCGTTAGTCACCAAGACCAACCGCATCGCACGCATCCTGGCTGGCAGCAAGAAGAAGATCTGTACCAGGAAGCCGCGGTTTATGAGCGCCTGGGCCCAG TTGGTGATCGCCGGCCTCCTAGTCAGTGTCCAGCTCACCCTGGAGGTTACTCTGATCATCCTGGAGCCGCCTATGCCCGTCAAGTCCTACCCCAGCATCAGGGAGGTCTTCCTGATCTGCAACACAAGCACGGTGGGCATGGTAGCGCCACTGGGCTACAACGGCCTGCTCATCATGAGCTGTACCTACTACGCCTTCAAGACGCGCAACGTTCCGGCTAACTTCAACGAAGCCAAGTACATCGCCTTCACTATGTATACAACTTGTATAATCTGGCTGGCGTTTGTGCCCATCTACTTTGGCTCTAACTACAAGATCATCACCACATCGTTCTCAGTGAGCCTGAGTGTGACTGTGGCATTGGGCTGTATGTTCTCACCAAAGATCTATATCATCCTCGCCAAGCCGGAGCGGAATGTGCGCAGCGCGTTCACCACCTCAGATGTAGTGCGCATGCACGTCGGCGACGGCAATATCGCTTGCCGGAGCAACAGCCTGCTCGACATGTTCAAACGGAAGAAGAACTCTGAGAA TTCTAATGGAAAGTCTGTGTCATGGTCTGAACCAGGTGCAAGACATCATGCTCCAAAAGGGGAGCACAATTGGCAAAGACTGTCTGTGCACGTGAAGAGACAGGAAGCAGGATGCTCCAATCAGATGGCCGTCATCAGACCCTTAACTAACACCTACCATAACACAGGCAGCAGCATGGCCATGGAGTTCTCTGACCTCAGCACCAAGACTCTGTACAATGTAGCCGAGGAGGACGAGAGCGACCTAGTCAGATACAATCCTCCCCTTAGTCCCCACATGATGGCCCATGGGCAGATAATGCCCACCACTGGTGGGCCGATGAAAGAGGTGGACGAGGAGGTGGTTGAATATTACCCTCCTGTTGAGCACATGCCCCCGCACCTGCCACAGAGCAGAGTGATCCCCCAGCAGAGAGTCATCATGGACCACCTACAGCTACAGGAGGTGGTGGGCAAGTACAACAGTGATTTCATCATCCCTGAGCTCAATGATATGGACATGATCATTCCGCCCAGCCCTGTTGGTGGTGGTGAGGGTTTTGGGGGCAGGTCTGGGAGCAGTCATGGCAGGCCTGTGTACCACCAGGCTCATCTCATCCAGCAGCATGCAGTCTTGCCCCTGCAACTAGACCTTGGCTCATTCGACGACGAGGAGCACACCTCCCACCTGGagatggaggatgaggaggaggaggagattgagGAGGATGTAGTGGTGGAGAACGAGCGGTTTGGCCTCCTCCATGGATACATGTATGACAACGCCCTGATTCACGAAGAAGAAGAGGACGACGACCTCGTTCAGCTCAAATTAGCAACGGAGAATTCTTTGGCCCTGATGCCCCCCTCCCCATTTCGTGATACAGCGAGCATGGGGAGCCCCTTTCATAACGCCTCACCCGTGTCCGAGTCCATATTGTGCACCCCTCCAAACTATGCCTCCGTCGTTCTGAAGGATTACACACAAAGCTCAACGCTGTGA